Proteins from a genomic interval of Cyprinus carpio isolate SPL01 chromosome A21, ASM1834038v1, whole genome shotgun sequence:
- the LOC109053842 gene encoding proteinase-activated receptor 1-like, with amino-acid sequence MEDKTILLSIILLHACTATFNDSSVSSFEQTDEPTDDSESLTQMSDELGSVSPDAGCVLPSCYKNIIILNSSSIQSDDYNFPAPGVFLATPMNKNSKKRFNISDKATDFLKGLLVTRIMPSFYIIIILISLPLNALALVRFTCKIQEKKPAVIYMSHLACVDLLFTLLLPLKIHYQLNASDWVFGEAACRVVSAAYYCYMYCSILLMMCMSVDRLLAVVFPIASLTWRSTRKATCVCVLVWLLALAGTVPLLLVRQTVNTENIGITCHDVQRKNDITVMYYVYLFFLLSCLYYFVPLIITLVSYSTIIYALRVKSDLLATSSSSSDSRRRAVIMAIAVLTEFGLCFAPSNGILWYHCYLLANGFNRGEGDSSYFDLLVALCLGSTSAFLDPLLYYYGSSQSRQKISSVFRREKTTTPCNTQTKSTDVTKTRLLVKC; translated from the exons ATGGAGGACAAAACTATTTTGTTGTCCATTATACTTCTGCATGCATGTACTGCCACCTTTAACG ATAGTTCTGTAAGCAGCTTTGAACAGACTGATGAGCCAACTGATGACAGTGAGTCTTTAACGCAGATGTCTGACGAACTCGGTTCAGTGTCACCAG ATGCTGGCTGTGTTCTGCCGTCTTGCTACAAAAACATCATTATTCTTAACTCTTCATCAATACAGA GTGATGACTACAATTTTCCTGCTCCAGGTGTGTTTTTAGCCACTCCTATGaataagaacagtaaaaaaagatttaacatcTCAGACAAAGCTACTGACTTCCTTAAAGGCCTACTGGTCACACGTATCATGCCCTCGTtctacatcatcatcatcctcattagTTTGCCCCTGAATGCTTTGGCCTTGGTAAGGTTCACCTGTAAGATTCAAGAGAAGAAACCAGCAGTGATCTACATGTCTCACCTGGCGTGTGTGGACCTGCTCTTCACCCTGCTGCTGCCTCTGAAGATCCACTACCAGCTGAACGCTTCAGATTGGGTGTTCGGTGAGGCGGCGTGTCGTGTGGTCAGTGCAGCTTACTACTGCTACATGTACTGCTCCATACTGCTGATGATGTGCATGAGTGTGGACAGGCTGCTGGCCGTGGTGTTTCCCATCGCCTCTCTGACCTGGAGGAGCACAAGGAAAGccacatgtgtatgtgtgctggTCTGGCTGCTGGCGCTTGCTGGTACAGTGCCACTTCTCTTAGTGAGACAAACAgttaatactgaaaatattgGCATCACCTGCCATGATGTGCAACGCAAAAATGACATTACAGTAATGTATTATGTGTACCTGTTCTTCCTCCTCTCCTGCCTCTACTACTTTGTGCCACTAATCATCACCTTAGTGAGCTACTCTACCATCATATATGCGCTCCGTGTAAAGTCTGATCTCTtagctacatcatcctcatcttcagaCAGCCGAAGGAGAGCTGTGATTATGGCTATCGCCGTGCTGACTGAGTTTGGATTGTGCTTTGCTCCATCCAATGGCATCCTGTGGTACCACTGTTATCTTTTAGCTAATGGATTCAACAGGGGGGAGGGAGATTcatcatattttgatttgttggttGCTTTGTGTTTGGGGAGCACAAGTGCTTTTCTGGACCCTCTGCTGTATTACTACGGCTCGTCTCAGAGCAGACAGAAGATCAGCTCTGTGTTTAGGAGGGAAAAAACAACCACACCATGTAACACACAGACAAAATCCACAGATGTCACTAAAACCAGGCTTTTGgtaaagtgctaa
- the LOC109045978 gene encoding proteinase-activated receptor 1-like — translation MGIKTLLFSVVIAHTCIDAFNESSVSSFEQTDEPIDDSESSTQMFDEFGSGGSVIRISSFAVITDIDSTLDQAENNSSSLPISNKAVDFLKGLLVTRVMPSFYIIIILISLPLNALALVTFTCKIREKTPAVIYMSHLACVDLLFTLLLPLKIHYQLNGSDWVFGEAACRVISAAYYCYMYCSILLMMCMSVDRLLAVVFPIASLTWRSTSKATCVCVLVWLLALAGTVPLLSMRQTFKIKDVGVTCHDVLIHNNHADQLYMYLFFILSCLYYFVPLIITLVSYSTIIYALRVKSDLLATSPSSSYSRRRAVIMTIAVLTEFGLCFAPSNGILWYHCYLLANGFNSREGDSSYVAYLVAVCLGSTSAFLDPLLYYYGSSQSRQKISSVFRREKTTTPCNTQTKSTDVTKTRLLVKCEKN, via the exons ATGGGGATCAAAACGTTGTTGTTTTCAGTTGTAATCGCACATACATGCATTGACGCCTTTAATG AAAGCTCTGTAAGTAGCTTTGAACAGACTGATGAGCCAATTGATGACAGTGAGTCTTCAACGCAGATGTTTGATGAATTTGGTTCAGGAGGATCAG TGATACGGATAAGCAGTTTTGCTGTTATAACAGACATTGATTCTACTCTGGACCAAGCAGAAAACAACTCCTCCTCACTGCCCATCTCAAATAAGGCTGTTGACTTCCTCAAAGGCCTGCTGGTCACACGTGTCATGCCCTCATtctacatcatcatcatcctcattagTTTGCCCCTTAATGCTTTGGCCTTGGTAACATTCACCTGTAAGATTCGAGAGAAGACACCAGCAGTGATCTACATGTCTCACCTGGCGTGTGTGGACCTGCTCTTCACCTTGCTGCTGCCTCTGAAGATCCACTACCAGCTGAACGGTTCAGATTGGGTGTTCGGTGAGGCGGCGTGTCGTGTGATCAGTGCAGCTTACTACTGCTACATGTACTGCTCCATACTGCTGATGATGTGCATGAGTGTGGACAGGCTGCTGGCTGTGGTGTTTCCCATCGCCTCTCTGACCTGGAGGAGCACATCGAAAGccacatgtgtatgtgtgctggTCTGGCTGCTGGCGCTCGCTGGTACAGTGCCACTTCTCTCAATGAGACAAACATTCAAGATTAAGGATGTGGGCGTCACATGCCATGATGTGCTGATCCATAACAACCATGCAGATCAGCTGTACATGTACCTGTTCTTCATCCTCTCCTGCCTCTACTACTTTGTGCCACTAATCATCACCTTAGTGAGCTACTCCACCATCATATATGCGCTCCGTGTAAAGTCTGATCTCTTAGCTACATCACCCTCATCTTCATACAGCCGAAGGAGAGCTGTGATTATGACTATCGCCGTGCTGACTGAGTTTGGATTGTGCTTTGCTCCATCCAATGGCATCCTGTGGTACCACTGTTATCTTTTAGCTAATGGATTCAACAGCAGGGAGGGAGATTCGTCATATGTGGCTTACCTGGTGGCTGTGTGTTTGGGGAGCACAAGTGCTTTTCTGGACCCTCTGCTGTATTACTACGGCTCGTCTCAGAGCAGACAGAAGATCAGCTCTGTGTTTAGGAGGGAAAAAACAACCACACCATGTAACACACAGACAAAATCCACAGATGTCACTAAAACCAGGCTTTTGGTAAAGTGTGAAAAAAACTGA